The following proteins come from a genomic window of Geomonas sp. RF6:
- a CDS encoding acetylornithine transaminase, whose product MNSAEWIEKADRYIMRTYGRYPLVPVKGEGCNVWDADGKKYLDFLAGVAVNNLGHCHPAVTAALARQAGELIHCSNYYHIPQQIELAELLCQNSFAEKAFFCNSGAEANEAAIKLARKYSREKFGPERFEIITALASFHGRTMATVSATGQEKVQKFFDPLLHGFRYVPFNDAQALKDAITPCTCAVMLEPIQGEGGVVVPDAGYFAEVRRICDENNLILIFDEVQVGMGRTGKLFAHEHFGITPDIMTLAKALAGGAPIGTMLATEELAAAFTPGTHGSTFGGNPLVTAAGIATVRTILEEGILEHTQEVGGYLMAKLESLKERFPFVAQVRGIGLMIGVELTVPGGDIVKKALQRGLLLNCAQDRVLRFVPPLIVKKGEIDEMIATLTEIMAEI is encoded by the coding sequence ATGAATTCAGCAGAATGGATTGAAAAGGCGGATCGGTACATCATGCGGACCTACGGCCGCTACCCGCTCGTCCCGGTAAAAGGGGAAGGGTGCAACGTGTGGGACGCGGACGGGAAAAAGTACCTCGACTTCCTCGCCGGCGTCGCCGTCAACAACCTCGGACACTGCCACCCCGCGGTCACCGCGGCCCTCGCCCGCCAGGCGGGTGAGCTGATCCACTGCTCCAACTACTATCACATCCCCCAGCAGATCGAGCTCGCGGAGCTTCTGTGCCAGAACAGCTTCGCGGAGAAGGCCTTCTTCTGCAACTCCGGCGCCGAGGCTAACGAGGCAGCGATCAAGCTCGCCCGCAAGTACAGCCGCGAGAAGTTCGGCCCCGAGCGCTTCGAGATCATCACCGCCCTCGCCTCCTTCCACGGCCGCACCATGGCCACCGTCTCCGCGACGGGACAGGAGAAGGTCCAGAAGTTCTTCGACCCCCTCCTGCACGGCTTCCGCTACGTCCCCTTCAACGACGCACAGGCGCTCAAAGACGCCATCACCCCCTGCACCTGCGCGGTCATGCTGGAGCCGATCCAGGGCGAAGGTGGGGTCGTGGTTCCCGACGCCGGGTATTTCGCCGAGGTACGCAGGATCTGCGACGAGAACAACCTGATCCTCATCTTCGACGAGGTCCAGGTGGGGATGGGGCGCACCGGGAAGCTCTTCGCACACGAGCACTTCGGGATCACCCCCGACATCATGACGCTCGCGAAGGCGCTGGCAGGGGGCGCGCCGATCGGCACCATGCTCGCCACGGAAGAGCTTGCCGCGGCTTTCACCCCCGGGACCCACGGCTCTACCTTCGGCGGGAACCCGCTCGTCACAGCGGCAGGGATTGCCACCGTGCGCACCATCCTCGAGGAGGGGATCCTGGAGCACACGCAGGAAGTGGGCGGCTACCTCATGGCGAAGCTCGAGTCGCTGAAGGAGCGCTTCCCCTTCGTGGCGCAGGTGCGCGGCATCGGCCTCATGATCGGGGTCGAGCTCACCGTTCCCGGCGGAGACATCGTGAAGAAGGCGCTGCAGCGCGGGCTCCTGCTGAACTGCGCGCAGG